Genomic window (Pseudomonas xantholysinigenes):
TCGTCTCGGTGACCCTGGTATTCGGTATCGGTGGCGTGCTGATCGGCAGCGGTGACGGCCCGGACGACTGGGGCCTGAAAGGCATCGCGCTGTGCGCGGTGGTGGCCATCGCCCTGAACCTGATCCTGCCGGGCAATGACGGCTGGAAGAACAAGAAGCTGGATGATCAGCTGCCTTGAGTCTTTCTTGAAATCCTGGGGCCGCCTTGCGGCCCCTAGATTCAAAGCCAGGCGAGTTTCTCAAGCCTTCTCGCACATCCCCGCCAACACCTTCACCCACTCCGGGTGATCATTCAGGCACGGCACCAGCACCAGCTCCTTGCCGCCAGCCTCGATGAACTGCTCGCTGCCGCGCATGCCGATCTCCTCGAGGGTTTCGATGCAGTCGGCAACAAATGCCGGGCACATCACCAGCAGCTTCTTTACGCCCGCCTTGCCCAGCTCGTCGAGCCGCGTTTCGGTATAGGGTTCGATCCACTTGGCCCGCCCCAGGCGCGACTGGAACGACACCGACCACTTGCCATCCGCAATACCCATCTTCTGTGCGAAGGCCTTGGCCGTGGCCAGGCACTGGCCGCGATAGCACACCGCGCGCATCTCGGCGCTGGCACCGGCGCAGCAATCGGCGGCCTGGAAATCGTGGTTGCCGGTAGGGTCGAGCTTCTTCAGATGGCGCTCGGGCAAGCCGTGGAAGCTCAGCAGCAGGTGGTCGTAGTCCTGCTCCAGGTAAGGCCGGGCACTGGCGGCCAACGCCTCGATGTAGTCGGGGTGCTCGTAGAACGGCTGAAGAATGCGTGTTTGCAGCGCCAGCTTGCGCTCGGCGATGGTCTGCCTGGCCAGTTCGACCACCGTGGTCACGGTACTGTCGGCGAATTGTGGATAAAGCGGCGCCAGGGTCACCTTGCGCACACCCTGGGCGGCCAGGCGCTCAAGCACCTCCGGCAGCGCCGGTTCACCGTAGCGCATGGCGATTTCCACCGGGCCATGGGGCCAATGGGCGGTCATCGCCTGTTGCAGGCGTCGGGTCAGCACCACCAGCGGCGACCCCTCGTCCCACCAGATCGAGGCGTAGGCGTGGGCCGACTGCTCCGGGCGCTTGATCAGGATCAGCGACACCAGCAGCCGCCGCACCGGCCAGGGCAGGTCGATCACGTACGGGTCCATGAGGAACTGGTTGAGATAACGGCGCACGTCAGCCACCTTCGTTGAGGCCGGCGAACCCAGGTTGACCAGCAGCAGGGCGTGATCGGTCATGCAGCGTCCTATGTCAGAGGCGGCTGGACAAGTCGTCCAGGGCCGATTGCAGATCGTTGAAGCGGAACGTGAAACCCGCCGCCAGCAAGCGTACCGGGCGAGCGCGCTGGCCGCCGAGCAGCAGCGTCGACAGCTCGCCGAGCCCGGCCCTGAGCAACAACGCCGGCATCGGCATGAACGCCGGGCGGCGCAGGGCGCGGCCCAGGCACTTGGCGAACGCGCGGTTGCGCACCGGCTCTGGCGCGCAGGCATTATAGGGACCGCTGGCGTCCTTGTGCTGCACAAGAAAATCAATCAGGGCGATCTGGTCCTCTATATGGATCCAGGGCATCCACTGCCGGCCATCGCCCAACGGCCCGCCCAGCCCCAGTTTGTAAGGCAGGCGCAGGCGCGACAAAAAGCCGCCATCGGCGGCCAGCACCAGCCCGGTGCGTACCAGCACCACACGCATGCCCAAGGCCTGAGCGCGCTGCGCGGTTTCTTCCCAGGCGATGCACAGCTGGCTGGCGAAATCCTCCTTCACCGGCGCAGAAGCCTCGGTGAGTTCGCGCTCGCCGCCATCGCCATACCAACCCACCGCGGAGCCCGACACCAGCACCTGCGGTCGCTGTTCGCGGCGCTCCAGCCAGGCCAGCAGTTGCTCGGTCAGGGTCACCCGACTGGCCCACAAAAGGGTGCGCCGCGCTGCGGTCCAGGGCCGGTCGGCAATCGGCGCGCCGGCCAAATTGACCACCGCGTCCACCGCGTCATCGGCGTCAATGTCGTCCAACCGGACAACGCCGCGCACACCGGCGCCACAGATTTTCGCCACCTCGTCGGGGCGGCGGCTCCACACGGTCAGCCGATGCCCCTGCCCTCGCCACAGCTGGCAGAGGTGTTGGCCGATCAGGCCGGTACCGCCGGTCAGCAATATATGCATGGCTGTGTCCTCACACTTCGCGGCCGTGGTCTATTTTTAAGATCAAGGCACTTTTTTGACCGAACGCTCTCGGATAAACATAGGCCAACCTGCCCTACTCGAGCGGAATAACCTTATACAAAGATTGTGCATTGTACAGGTTTGCCTGGCAGCGTAGGCTGCATACAGCTAGGTTCGAAGAGGCCATCATGACAGTACCTATTGCCATCATCGGTGCCGGAATCGCCGGCCTGTCCGCCGCCCAGGCCCTGCAAAAGGCCGGGCAGACCGTCCATCTATTCGACAAAGGCCACGGCAGTGGCGGCCGCATGGCCAGCAAGCGCAGCGAGGCCGGCGCGCTGGACCTTGGCGCCCAGTACTTCACCGCCCGCGACCGGCGCTTCGTCGAACAAGTGCAGCATTGGGTCGCGGATGGCTGGGCGGCGCAGTGGAAGCCACAGCTGTACAACTACCGCGATGGCGAGCTGACGCCCTCTCCCGATGAACAGGTGCGCTGGGTTGGCGTGCCACGCATGAGCGCCATCACCCGTGGCCTGCTCAAGGACGTCACGGTGAACTTCGGCTGCCGCATCGCCGAGGTGTTCCGCGGCAAGCAGTACTGGCACCTGCAGGACACCGAAGGGTGCAGCCATGGTCCGTTCAGCCGCGTGGTCATCGCCGTGCCGGCACCCCAGGCCACGCCATTGCTGGCCGCCACGCCGAAACTCGCCGCCGTCGCCGCCGGCGTGCAGATGGAGCCGACCTGGGCCATCGCCCTCGGTTTCCAGACCCCGCTAGACACCCCCATGCAAGGTTGCTTCGTGCAGGACAACCCACTCGACTGGCTGGCCCGCAATCGCAGCAAGCCAGGCCGTGACGAACAGCTCGATACCTGGGTGCTGCATGCCACTTCCAGCTGGAGCAAGCAACATATCGACCTGCCCAAAGAAGAAGTGATCGAACAGCTGTGGGGCGAGTTCGCCGAGCTGGTGGGCTGTGTGGTTCCGCCCCCGACTTTTGCCCTCGCCCACCGTTGGCTGTATGCCCGGCCGGCCAGCAATCACGAATGGGGCGCGCTCGCCGATGCCGACCTGGGCCTGTATGCCTGTGGCGACTGGTGCCTGTCCGGTCGGGTCGAAGGGGCATGGCTCAGCGGCCAGGAGGCGGCAAGGCGCCTGCTGGAGCATCTGGAATAGCGCGCCAGCAGACTTATACAAAAAAGTTGCTTTGTATAAGTTTGCACTTGTGCTGGAATTGACTTGTACAACTAGCACCCTCTGTACAAGTCACTCCGGAGACAGCGATGAACGCGCCCCCGCTCGCCCACAAGCCACGCCTGGCCATCAGCGCCTGCCTGACCGGCCAACCGGTGCGCTACAACGCCGGCCACAAAGCCTCGTCCCTGTGCCTCGAACTGCTTGGAGAACATTTCCAGTGGCTGGCACTGTGCCCTGAAATGGCGATAGGGCTTGGCACCCCGCGCGAACCCATCCGCCTGGTCGGCGACCCCGAGCACCCCGCCGTGGTCGGCACGCGCACGGGCGGCACCGATCTGGCCGGGCCGTTGCGCGCCTATGCCGAGCAGATGGCCGAAGAGGCTGACGACATCTGCGGCTATATCTTCATGCAGAAGTCGCCGTCCTGCGGGCTGGAACGGGTCAAGGTCTACCAGGACGACGGTCGCCCGGCGCACCAGGGCGGTCGCGGCGCCTACGCCGCAGCGTTCTGCGCGCGCCGTCCGGACCTGCCGATCGAGGAAGAGGGACGCCTGCACGATCCGGTATTGCGGGAGAACTTCATCGCCCGCGTCTATGCCTACGCCGACTGGCAACAGCTGCTGCGCCAAGGCCTGACCCGCGGCGCGCTGATCCGCTTTCACTCGCGCTACAAGTACCTGCTGATGGCCCACAACCCTGAGGCCTACCGCCGCCTGGGCCGACTGCTCGGCAGCTTGCGCCGCGACGACGACCCCGCGCTGGTCGGCCCGCGCTACTTCACCCAGTTGATGCAGGCCTTGCGCCGCTGCGCCAGCCGCGGCACCCATGGCAATGTGCTGCAGCACCTGAGCGGCTACCTGCGCAACGGTCTCGACCAGGCCGACAAAGCCGAACTGCGACAGATCATCGATCAGTACCAGCACGGCGTAGTGCCCCTGGTCGTACCGCTGACGCTGTTGCGCCACCATCTGCGCAACCATCCCGACCCCTACCTGCTGCAACAGGCCTACCTGCACCCTCACCCACCGGAGCTGGGACTGCGCAATGCCATCTGACGAACTACTGCCCATCGGCGAGGTCGCCCGCCTGACCGGGGTCAACCCCGTCACCCTGCGCGCCTGGGAACGTCGCTATGGTCTGATCAAACCCCAGCGCACGGCCAAGGGGCATCGGCTTTATCCACAGGACCAGGTGCAGCGCGTGCAGGACGTGCTGCGCTGGCTGGAACGCGGCGCGGCAGTGAGCCAGGTGCGCGAGCTGCTGGAACATGCCACAGATGCGCTGACGCCAATCCAAGGCGAGTGGGGCGAACGCATCGAACAATTGATCGATGCCATCGCCCGCCTGGCCCAGCGCCCGCTGGACCAGTTGCTGAACCAGGCGATGGCCCTGTATCCGGCGGTTACCGTCTGCGAGCGCCTGCTCCTGCCCCTGCTCGATGCCCTCGACCTGCGCTGGCGCACGCA
Coding sequences:
- a CDS encoding YbgA family protein, whose amino-acid sequence is MNAPPLAHKPRLAISACLTGQPVRYNAGHKASSLCLELLGEHFQWLALCPEMAIGLGTPREPIRLVGDPEHPAVVGTRTGGTDLAGPLRAYAEQMAEEADDICGYIFMQKSPSCGLERVKVYQDDGRPAHQGGRGAYAAAFCARRPDLPIEEEGRLHDPVLRENFIARVYAYADWQQLLRQGLTRGALIRFHSRYKYLLMAHNPEAYRRLGRLLGSLRRDDDPALVGPRYFTQLMQALRRCASRGTHGNVLQHLSGYLRNGLDQADKAELRQIIDQYQHGVVPLVVPLTLLRHHLRNHPDPYLLQQAYLHPHPPELGLRNAI
- a CDS encoding TIGR01777 family oxidoreductase; amino-acid sequence: MHILLTGGTGLIGQHLCQLWRGQGHRLTVWSRRPDEVAKICGAGVRGVVRLDDIDADDAVDAVVNLAGAPIADRPWTAARRTLLWASRVTLTEQLLAWLERREQRPQVLVSGSAVGWYGDGGERELTEASAPVKEDFASQLCIAWEETAQRAQALGMRVVLVRTGLVLAADGGFLSRLRLPYKLGLGGPLGDGRQWMPWIHIEDQIALIDFLVQHKDASGPYNACAPEPVRNRAFAKCLGRALRRPAFMPMPALLLRAGLGELSTLLLGGQRARPVRLLAAGFTFRFNDLQSALDDLSSRL
- the hemH gene encoding ferrochelatase, yielding MTDHALLLVNLGSPASTKVADVRRYLNQFLMDPYVIDLPWPVRRLLVSLILIKRPEQSAHAYASIWWDEGSPLVVLTRRLQQAMTAHWPHGPVEIAMRYGEPALPEVLERLAAQGVRKVTLAPLYPQFADSTVTTVVELARQTIAERKLALQTRILQPFYEHPDYIEALAASARPYLEQDYDHLLLSFHGLPERHLKKLDPTGNHDFQAADCCAGASAEMRAVCYRGQCLATAKAFAQKMGIADGKWSVSFQSRLGRAKWIEPYTETRLDELGKAGVKKLLVMCPAFVADCIETLEEIGMRGSEQFIEAGGKELVLVPCLNDHPEWVKVLAGMCEKA
- a CDS encoding NAD(P)/FAD-dependent oxidoreductase encodes the protein MTVPIAIIGAGIAGLSAAQALQKAGQTVHLFDKGHGSGGRMASKRSEAGALDLGAQYFTARDRRFVEQVQHWVADGWAAQWKPQLYNYRDGELTPSPDEQVRWVGVPRMSAITRGLLKDVTVNFGCRIAEVFRGKQYWHLQDTEGCSHGPFSRVVIAVPAPQATPLLAATPKLAAVAAGVQMEPTWAIALGFQTPLDTPMQGCFVQDNPLDWLARNRSKPGRDEQLDTWVLHATSSWSKQHIDLPKEEVIEQLWGEFAELVGCVVPPPTFALAHRWLYARPASNHEWGALADADLGLYACGDWCLSGRVEGAWLSGQEAARRLLEHLE